The DNA region tggactttaggaccctcaaaacttaaaaaatatttatattgttTTGGCATTAATCAAGGAGGAGTGAAAGGACTTAAGTTGAATTAAATATGTTTggttaaatattttctcaaaattaaaattttataattactctcaaaattaaatattcttttaagttaaagtatttttttgttaatttttttagtttcttttcgtttaattatttttaaaagaaaacttaactattttttaaaaaaaaaacttcaaatatttgaaaaagaaaatttaaatattcccaTCTAAAAAAATCAGTGTTTGAAAAggtttttttaattaagctttcatgtacttagttaagttttttaaaaatattttcaaaaagctTCTGCCTTTACTTATTTAGAAAAGTAATCCATCGTCACAAGCTAGAATCGTCTCTGACCGAGTGTCATTGGGAACGGTCCTATAATATTCATGCCCTATTGGTCAAAGGGACATGCGACTATTGAGATTTTCAGTGTGTCAGTCGGTCGATGAGTTATATTTTAATGCTTTTAATATGATAGATAAGTATTCATCAATCGCTGGGGTCCTCTTCTATTTTTTGTGCATCCATTTATTTGATATTCTTTAATGTCGATATCTAGCGTGATTGATTTATTTGATATTCTCATTTATGTGTTATTATACTGACATTTAAAAAACATGCATTTTAGCTTGTCTCGAATTTATAATTACTACATAAATCACAATCatcaattttaaatatataattttttttggtcTTTTGTTAATAACTTTTTCTGTATATCTTATCGATATATATGAACGTAACATGAACGGTTAGAAGCATATATGAGTTTCATTTCCTATAGAACCTAAACCTGAGGGCATTTATTGGCTAGCTAGCTAGTTTTGTCATACTACTCTAGCTATAAATCAATGATAAATTATTTACTTTGATTATCGACAGCACAACCACTCGATATGAATAATTTGATTGTAGTAAAGGAAACTGAATGCTATCGTATACTATGAATTTGTAAGCAATTAATGATTCTTGAAACTGTATTTTAAATTTACCTCCTCCTATATATCCTCATCTATAAATAGATGGGAGTGGCATGATACTCTAAACAAGCGATCACTTGAGTGAATTAGTGAGTGATATATCCGTAGCTAGCTTAACCATGGCTGCCCTTGTCACGCTCTCTGCTGCTGCTGTCCTCCTCGGACTCCTCCTGCCTTCCGCCATGGCCAACAACAACGTTCTCTATCGCGGCGACAAGCTGTTCCCCGGCGAATCCCTCACCGAAGGGACCTATGAATTCATCATGCAGGACCACTGCATGCTCGTCCTCAAAGACAACGGCAATGAAGTGTGGTCCTTCCAAGGCAACGGCCGAGGCTGCTACGCCTTCTTCGATACCGACGGCTACTTCCGCATCGTAGATGAGATTGGCCAAAATTCCAATTTCAACAGCTTCCCCGGCTCCATCCTCGTCCTGCAGCGCGACGGCCACGTCGTCATCTACAGCAGGCCTGTATGGATTATCCCTGAGGGTGAACCCACGAACAGGAAGATCGCCATGGTGACTAAAAATTAGTTGGCTTCACCACTGTCGTAAGTTAACCATGCATGGATCGCTAGCTATTAAATAAAACAGAATCAAAGGTAGCGAGGCATAAATAATTAGcgatatgcatgcatgcatggtacGTCGCCtcgtttttatgtttttatgttgtACGTACTTTCTGGTAAGTTGGTTTCCATCAGCTTAATTAAGTATCTACTTGCTCTGCTCTTTTATTAGTAtgtttaaaagttaaattgcgTTGAAAAAACGAaacaaaaacaattaattaaagaaatctaataggcAATAACACAtatcaattgaaaaaataaaattaatacaaggcatggaatctaattaattaattaatatgaaaCAATATTATTGGCTAATATTTGTGATTTTGGACGAgaagatttaattaaaattttagagacCATCTCTAATTGGAATAGCGTGGATAGTtattcaaatataataaataattattatttataaaataaaagatGATTTCGTTCATCCTAGTATCCTTCATCATCAGCCTCCTCGTAGCGATAATGAAGATAGTGTGTCATCatcactaaaaaaaatattttaatcatgGAAATAGTGTGTCATCATCTCGAGATAataggtttttaatttttttgtttaaaaatagagaataatgcagcgaaaagaaagaaaagagaaacaatgctaacaagaccgagttttacttggttcggagcgtatgacgactcttactccatgGTCTGTCatccttgatcactttcattgggaaatcactataattttaaaatttttttacaaattgtagAATTATAAGTTCAGAACTTAATTAcagtaatttaaaattatactaaCAACATGTAATTCTTAAAGTAAAACTTTTGGTCGTCGAAGCAGCATTACGGTTTCATTGAATCATCTTTAAAGCAACACGCAAGAGAAAGATCGTGAAGATGAGTTGTATCGAAGCATCTGCTCGTGGTCTCCATTTATggactgttgaaggcaccttcaaccccgttgaaggcaccttcaacctcattgaaggtgcctctagcttGGATTTCTATCCTCAAATCCACAGTATCGATAAGCCTCGCTTTCTGCAAACTTCATCtattcgaaggcgccttccatcccagCTCCAAGTCGCTTTCAGACTCTTGGAGGGCGCCTTCGAGCCTCTCCGCGTGGGCTTTCAACCAAACCTCCTGAGGCCCCTCCAACAGCCCCGGAGGCACCTTAAACACTGTCCATCCGAGCCTTTTATATGCTTTTCTCTccctgcaaaatacgttagtccaaaatatcaaacatatcatacaaaacaaaattagcacaataaaatataaatgatAAATTATTTGACAATCTCCGAACTGTCCAGTTCTAACTTTTAGAttttccggaaaccctaggtctaactgacgcctattgttccctcaacggggaacgcatcctcacctatgTTGGTAGCatggagcaccagatgatcgaacctaagttttgattatggtaaagggTCAAAAGTTagggttacttgttgtctaacaaagctaaatgagcttgtaggaaagtcctaagtgttcttaggtaaaagtcctagtggatgctaggcaggtgaaaaaccctaggggcagATAACTCTAGGtcttaggggaggtaaccctaggtggtggaaagtcctaactgcggttaggcaaggtgaactcttggcgggtcgagcactttaggcgaaatcctagagtcggggactctaggtgaaaatcctagtgatcGTGGagcaggtggaagtctggacgggtcttGGAGTGGACGttttgttgggattttcgagccacaaaaaccgctttttgcattgcaaaAACCCCGAAATCctatgccacggatccgtgtgaagttcTAAAATTTtacgtgtacatgttttctaacctagatctacatgttaagagttatacctttgatgcgaagcccttcgcttatcccactcATCCAaaaagatgccggatctcaagggtgtcaagtgaacacccctctatgtgtatccacacgaacgattaggtggagaagaaatcttagagtgtgctagcactcttgaaggattcgaccaaggtggaggagagggagaaaagagatgagaggaggaagaagatggagttacaaaaccaaaatgaaactcacacaatgagttaagtggtcggccacttcaaagagggagttttatctccatgggatatcaagagtcaaaaactcttgatctccctcatcaggtggcacacacatgtactagccttgatgatgtggcacatcatcattagcccacttaataccaactcacaaatgagatggcaaatggtcaagtcaaacttgacccttcatcttcctctcaagtcaagtcaaacttgaccacttctctctcatggttgatcaaatctaaccattggttcaagtcaattttaatgtaatgaatctttattcattgaattaaattgactcaatgagtctaagtccaaattagactcatttaacacatgaaccaaattgagtccaactcaattagtttaatttggattacttttaatccaatttggttcatcacatgaacctaatcctcttggttcatcatatgaacctaatctccatctaattgccctttatgtgtgaccctataggttctcgtaacgttggcaatgctcctaaacccatttagaagcataagtaatgagcggtatctatcaacacatcattactacccaagttacaagaatgttgagatccaacatcaccttgtgactactaattgtgactcttcacaatatatgacattatccttctatccttgacatctagattgatcaacttaaggcatagatcgtgtcatcctctaatcaatctaaatcttgaactccaagtagactcactctaatcaaatgagctcaatatctcatattgactcatttggacatggtcatgcacttcatggtctcactctatcaagaatagcgatgtcattcccgtcatataggagggatagatccaatctacatcactcacatccctccgcataatttgttacatacccagtaatcgcttttatagtccacccagttacgggtgacgtttgacaaagccaaagtatgtaactccttatgtagggaaccatggtgacttcaggtccaaggactaatagttatactaatagtcacatgagaaagtatatgacactcatataacgatcgatgatactttcttatggcgggtcattcagtatacattctccaatgcatacccatgtgccaacttgatatctctatatccatgacttgtgagatcaagtcatcgagttgacctacatgttagtctcaacgtattaacattgtccctgaatgttaatacttgactaggaatgattaagagtagtattccctatattatctcactatcgattcaactaatcgattgatataggtaagaaccttctactcaaggacgctattatacttagttatttggcaccaatacaagtaagtataataaccataaacaaatgcctttattaatatataagaatatgatacaatgagtccatataacaatcatcacatgattggctctagggctctaactaacatgttcagcatgaagacctgaagtctcggacaCTGAACAAAAGTCTAGATGATcatggaggaccgatctggcaaaaggtaaactctcttgagaggagtaagtgagggTGCATTCCCCCCGAAatgggaacagtaagcgtcgatttgacctagagtttcagtgaaactcaaaatCAAAACGGACAGTTAGAGACtgtcaaatttatattatatatattgtttattgcctatactaactttgttttgttgaAAAAAGGGGTGGCTAAAAAGTATGTCTGAGCTCCCGGACCAGCCTCACCCAGGGTGGGCAGCGGGCTCCTAGGCGGTTCGGGCGCCCGAACTCGGTCCAGGCCCCCGGGCCCAAAAAATCATCCATAAGCCTACATGGAGCGCGTCGATTGGCCAAGACACGTGGTCCAGGCACTAGAAAGGGTTCTAGGCACCCAGAATAGCCTATATAAGCAGCATTCGACCAGGGGATAAACAACAACATTCAGAATGACTTCTGCACTTGTGCGCTGCTTCGATAAAGCCTCTTGACGCCTGAAAGCTGCTTCGACGACGACTACGCTGAAGATCTATTTCTCCAAGTCATCGGTattgttttatttaaaagttacttaTACTACAAATGTAAATCTCTTTGTAACTTTtgattgattagtggattgtccatcgaaagcattcTCACGTGTGAGCCTTAGAGTAAGAGTTGTcacaagctccaaaccaagtaactcttagtGTTCGTGATTGCTTTCTTTCTGTCTTGTCTTTTTTATTCTATTGTGTTTTATTTAAACATTTTCAAACGAacatgaaagccatgagcgctattcaccctctcccTCTAGCGCAACGattctataattggtatcagagaaggGTCGTTTTAAATCAGTACAATACCATTTGGGCAATTTTTACTTTTAccccttttatttttttcctccattttttttaaaacctttatttttattttttaaccatTGGTCAGTGTTGATAAAATATCGCATTTAACAAATTTCAcctggctgatcgattgggaggaagtttTACCGCGGGACTCACCCAATCAATCACCCGATcaattgggcatgagtcaatcgatcgagtgatcgattgactCAACTTGATTTGTCCTAATCAAGTCCCAAGTCCCTTAAcaacccaacatccgatcaaccatgacctgttgggacaccATGCCTatcatccggtcaccctcgacctgctagggtttcctcactaagtgtccggtcaatccctttgacccacttgaaattTTTCTCCTCAtgctaagtgtccagtcaaccttgactcacttggacttaccaacACCAGGTATCCGATCtgccttgatccacctggatttcttgtgcctggctttactcaccagcactttaacttctgcctagcttcactcactaggacttcccatctgcctggcttcactcaccaggactttcacctagctttactcactaggattttcacactgcctagcttcactcactaggtctttcacttgacttcactcatcaagattttccaactgcctagcttcactcactaggtctttcacctggtttcactcaccaagatttcccaaccgcctggtttcactcaccaggaattctcagtcaagtatccggtcaaccttaacctacttgactctttctcCTACCAATCTGTCAAACCCTgactagaggggaattgctccagcaatctccccacactacaagaaaaaagccttacaacaacggtttttcaccgttgtcgtagcccctttcggactgttgttaaaggctgtgttgttaaagggggtactcaaagacaacagtttttaaccgttgtctttgaagacaaagacatcagtttttacaatggtgaaaaactgttgtcttttccttcaaagacaacagtttttcaccattgtctttgagcgtctacctttaataacagggtcttcaacaacagttttaaactatttacgacaacagtgaaaaaccgttgtctttttttgataaaaaataaaaaaaatattaaaatttattatacaattttctagtattataaatcattcaaaatactaaatttgtaaataaaatttaacatataattttctaacattcaaaaataatatttacaacattccgaagaaatttcaaaagcagccaacaaaatgacaacgacactattaaaacaaaggtagaacaacacaacatcctaatcctagaagagtaacacaacatcctaatcttgatatccagttttgaagagttggatcatttgaactacttttaccatgtacaacactagaagagtaacaaaacactgcttcttaattctcctaatccttcatcttcttcatccttgccatgtttgcatcgtacttggatcgaagtggaccaagtagataaagaaagaagataaactaaatgccttcatcttcttcatccttgcttcttaattctcctaatccttcatcttcttcatccttgcttcttaattctcctaatc from Zingiber officinale cultivar Zhangliang chromosome 4B, Zo_v1.1, whole genome shotgun sequence includes:
- the LOC121978615 gene encoding mannose-specific lectin-like, translated to MAALVTLSAAAVLLGLLLPSAMANNNVLYRGDKLFPGESLTEGTYEFIMQDHCMLVLKDNGNEVWSFQGNGRGCYAFFDTDGYFRIVDEIGQNSNFNSFPGSILVLQRDGHVVIYSRPVWIIPEGEPTNRKIAMVTKN